The following coding sequences lie in one Myxococcus xanthus genomic window:
- a CDS encoding tetratricopeptide repeat protein, with amino-acid sequence MYNLLISLGVGIAVALLVKVAGFSIWAGLVPGILALVGTYIVLARRVASRVQALMTVVQKDLQSQPTSQKDAQSRVDRAVKTLEQGLVYDKWQFLVGPELHSQIGMLKYMVKDHEGAKAAFEKGSGRNYMAKAMEGALYFQRKDFDAMKKAFESATKSGKKESIVWAAYAWCLMQNKDKDGALRVLARGVEQNPKDEKLKGSLAQLQNDKRLKMKPYEPMWWQFGLEAPPPVMPPMGGRRMQFSTRR; translated from the coding sequence ATGTACAACCTTCTCATCTCCCTCGGTGTGGGAATTGCCGTCGCGCTCCTGGTGAAGGTGGCCGGCTTCTCCATCTGGGCGGGGCTCGTCCCCGGAATCCTGGCTCTCGTCGGCACCTACATCGTGCTCGCTCGCCGGGTGGCCAGCCGCGTCCAGGCGCTGATGACGGTGGTCCAGAAGGACCTCCAGTCCCAGCCCACCAGCCAGAAGGACGCCCAGTCGCGGGTGGACCGGGCGGTGAAGACGCTGGAGCAGGGGCTCGTCTACGACAAGTGGCAGTTCCTGGTCGGTCCGGAGCTTCACTCCCAGATCGGCATGCTGAAGTACATGGTGAAGGACCACGAGGGCGCCAAGGCCGCCTTCGAAAAGGGCAGCGGCCGCAACTACATGGCCAAGGCCATGGAAGGCGCCCTGTACTTCCAGCGCAAGGACTTCGACGCCATGAAGAAGGCGTTCGAGTCCGCCACGAAGAGCGGCAAGAAGGAGTCCATTGTGTGGGCGGCCTATGCCTGGTGCCTGATGCAGAACAAGGACAAGGACGGCGCGCTGCGCGTGCTCGCCCGGGGCGTGGAGCAGAACCCCAAGGACGAGAAGCTCAAGGGCAGCCTCGCCCAGCTCCAGAACGACAAGCGCCTGAAGATGAAGCCGTACGAGCCCATGTGGTGGCAGTTCGGGCTCGAGGCTCCGCCGCCGGTCATGCCCCCCATGGGCGGCCGCCGCATGCAGTTCAGCACCCGACGCTAG